In Ipomoea triloba cultivar NCNSP0323 chromosome 7, ASM357664v1, a single genomic region encodes these proteins:
- the LOC116026322 gene encoding uncharacterized protein LOC116026322 isoform X1: MAAHTLALIINNPLNSAEFLLLKQTPPPLFNDSDYDSFVDSDLWDLPSAHLLPLTSPSDSKVVVTADDFDFSKFDLNSALVQVMGQLGFGEASEVEWKFHKCVEEPEFGPGLPAKMVYIKGTLGLKDEKLNELSKWMSIERCLDKLIDVKPGDDRIGLLVAVGLLNTSEQSGYCKIPQTLNFQEYPPGLKLVPMGSRTAKPFLTTNLIVLVPERNHDVCSGDNLAAHGEALIVDPGCKSAFYEELREIISALPRKLVVFVTHHHHDHVDGLSVVQKCNPDASLLAHENTMRRIGKGDWSLDYVSVSGSEEVCIGGQRLRIISAPGHTDGHLGLLHVNTNSLIVGDHCVGQGSAILDINSGGNMADYFQTTYKFLELSPHALIPMHGRVNMWPKHMLCGYLRNRRNRESTILKAIENGAKTLFDVVAYTYRDVNPSFWIHASSNVRLHVDHLAQQDKLPKDFSLRKFGKTCGLHFLLRWVPVYLSSALSIKPRMPRKRFLYGAAVAVAAASLAMFLSMREQHNHG, from the exons ATGGCGGCTCACACTCTAGCTCTGATCATCAACAACCCATTAAACAGCGCAGAATTTCTCCTCCTCAAACAGACCCCACCCCCACTATTCAATGACTCCGACTACGATTCCTTCGTCGATTCCGACCTCTGGGACTTGCCCTCCGCTCACCTGCTCCCTCTCACATCGCCGTCGGACTCCAAAGTCGTCGTCACTGCCGATGATTTCGATTTCAGTAAATTCGACCTCAATTCAGCTCTTGTTCAG GTTATGGGACAGCTGGGATTTGGGGAGGCCAGTGAGGTAGAATGGAAATTCCACAAGTGTGTGGAAGAGCCTGAATTTGGACCAGGATTGCCTGCAAAAATGGTCTATATTAAAGGAACCTTGGGTCTTAAAGATGAGAAATTGAATG AACTTTCTAAGTGGATGAGCATTGAAAGGTGCCTTGATAAGCTTATTGATGTAAAGCCTGGTGATGACCGTATAGGATTATTGGTTGCTGTTGGTCTTCTCAACACCTCAGAGCAATCTGGATACTGTAAAATCCCTCAAACTTTGAATTTTCAG GAATACCCTCCTGGTCTTAAACTTGTGCCAATGGGAAGTAGAACTGCAAAGCCTTTTCTCACAACAAATTTAATTGTGCTTGTTCCTGAGAGGAATCATGATGTATGCTCTGGTGATAATCTTGCTGCTCATGGAGAAGCACTGATAGTAGATCCAGGTTGCAAGTCAGCTTTCTATGAAGAG CTGAGGGAGATAATTTCTGCTTTGCCCAGAAAGTTAGTCGTCTTTGTAACCCATCATCATCATGATCATGTTGATG GTCTTTCAGTAGTCCAGAAATGCAATCCTGATGCTTCTCTTTTAGCTCATGAGAATACCATGCGCCGAATTGGAAAAG GTGATTGGTCTCTTGATTATGTTTCAGTTTCGGGATCTGAGGAAGTTTGTATCGGTGGTCAGCGATTGAGAATCATCTCAGCACCG GGGCATACTGATGGGCACTTGGGATTACTTCATGTCAATACCAACTCTTTGATTGTGGGAGATCATTGTGTTGG GCAAGGAAGTGCTATTTTAGATATTAATTCTGGTGGAAATATGGCT GATTACTTCCAGACAACTTATAAATTTCTGGAGCTTTCACCTCATGCCTTGATTCCCATGCATGGACGAGTTAATATGTGGCCTAAACATATGCTCTGTGGATATCTCAG AAACCGGAGAAACAGAGAGTCAACCATCTTAAAAGCAATTGAGAATGGAGCCAAAACACTGTTCGATGTAGTTGCTTATACGTATCGTGATGTCAACCCGAGTTTCTGGATTCATGCTTCGTCCAACGTAAGGCTTCATGTGGATCATCTAGCTCAGCAGGATAAGTTGCCAAAG GACTTCTCACTTCGTAAATTTGGGAAGACTTGTGGATTGCATTTTCTGTTGCGATGGGTACCCGTGTATCTAAGTAGCGCACTCTCGATAAAGCCGAGGATGCCAAGAAAACGCTTCCTCTATGGTGCTGCTGTGGCGGTGGCAGCGGCTAGTTTGGCTATGTTCTTGTCTATGAGAGAGCAGCACAATCATGGGTAA
- the LOC116026322 gene encoding uncharacterized protein LOC116026322 isoform X2, translating into MAAHTLALIINNPLNSAEFLLLKQTPPPLFNDSDYDSFVDSDLWDLPSAHLLPLTSPSDSKVVVTADDFDFSKFDLNSALVQVMGQLGFGEASEVEWKFHKCVEEPEFGPGLPAKMVYIKGTLGLKDEKLNELSKWMSIERCLDKLIDVKPGDDRIGLLVAVGLLNTSEQSGYCKIPQTLNFQEYPPGLKLVPMGSRTAKPFLTTNLIVLVPERNHDVCSGDNLAAHGEALIVDPGCKSAFYEELREIISALPRKLVVFVTHHHHDHVDGLSVVQKCNPDASLLAHENTMRRIGKGDWSLDYVSVSGSEEVCIGGQRLRIISAPGHTDGHLGLLHVNTNSLIVGDHCVGQGSAILDINSGGNMADYFQTTYKFLELSPHALIPMHGRVNMWPKHMLCGYLRNRRNRESTILKAIENGAKTLFDVVAYTYRDVNPSFWIHASSNVRLHVDHLAQQDKLPKGFSLENFNLSCDEFASQVARM; encoded by the exons ATGGCGGCTCACACTCTAGCTCTGATCATCAACAACCCATTAAACAGCGCAGAATTTCTCCTCCTCAAACAGACCCCACCCCCACTATTCAATGACTCCGACTACGATTCCTTCGTCGATTCCGACCTCTGGGACTTGCCCTCCGCTCACCTGCTCCCTCTCACATCGCCGTCGGACTCCAAAGTCGTCGTCACTGCCGATGATTTCGATTTCAGTAAATTCGACCTCAATTCAGCTCTTGTTCAG GTTATGGGACAGCTGGGATTTGGGGAGGCCAGTGAGGTAGAATGGAAATTCCACAAGTGTGTGGAAGAGCCTGAATTTGGACCAGGATTGCCTGCAAAAATGGTCTATATTAAAGGAACCTTGGGTCTTAAAGATGAGAAATTGAATG AACTTTCTAAGTGGATGAGCATTGAAAGGTGCCTTGATAAGCTTATTGATGTAAAGCCTGGTGATGACCGTATAGGATTATTGGTTGCTGTTGGTCTTCTCAACACCTCAGAGCAATCTGGATACTGTAAAATCCCTCAAACTTTGAATTTTCAG GAATACCCTCCTGGTCTTAAACTTGTGCCAATGGGAAGTAGAACTGCAAAGCCTTTTCTCACAACAAATTTAATTGTGCTTGTTCCTGAGAGGAATCATGATGTATGCTCTGGTGATAATCTTGCTGCTCATGGAGAAGCACTGATAGTAGATCCAGGTTGCAAGTCAGCTTTCTATGAAGAG CTGAGGGAGATAATTTCTGCTTTGCCCAGAAAGTTAGTCGTCTTTGTAACCCATCATCATCATGATCATGTTGATG GTCTTTCAGTAGTCCAGAAATGCAATCCTGATGCTTCTCTTTTAGCTCATGAGAATACCATGCGCCGAATTGGAAAAG GTGATTGGTCTCTTGATTATGTTTCAGTTTCGGGATCTGAGGAAGTTTGTATCGGTGGTCAGCGATTGAGAATCATCTCAGCACCG GGGCATACTGATGGGCACTTGGGATTACTTCATGTCAATACCAACTCTTTGATTGTGGGAGATCATTGTGTTGG GCAAGGAAGTGCTATTTTAGATATTAATTCTGGTGGAAATATGGCT GATTACTTCCAGACAACTTATAAATTTCTGGAGCTTTCACCTCATGCCTTGATTCCCATGCATGGACGAGTTAATATGTGGCCTAAACATATGCTCTGTGGATATCTCAG AAACCGGAGAAACAGAGAGTCAACCATCTTAAAAGCAATTGAGAATGGAGCCAAAACACTGTTCGATGTAGTTGCTTATACGTATCGTGATGTCAACCCGAGTTTCTGGATTCATGCTTCGTCCAACGTAAGGCTTCATGTGGATCATCTAGCTCAGCAGGATAAGTTGCCAAAG GGCTTCTCGTTAGAAAATTTCAATCTCAGTTGCGATGAATTTGCCAGCCAAGTGGCTAGAATGTAA
- the LOC116026322 gene encoding uncharacterized protein LOC116026322 isoform X3 codes for MAAHTLALIINNPLNSAEFLLLKQTPPPLFNDSDYDSFVDSDLWDLPSAHLLPLTSPSDSKVVVTADDFDFSKFDLNSALVQVMGQLGFGEASEVEWKFHKCVEEPEFGPGLPAKMVYIKGTLGLKDEKLNELSKWMSIERCLDKLIDVKPGDDRIGLLVAVGLLNTSEQSGYCKIPQTLNFQEYPPGLKLVPMGSRTAKPFLTTNLIVLVPERNHDVCSGDNLAAHGEALIVDPGCKSAFYEELREIISALPRKLVVFVTHHHHDHVDGLSVVQKCNPDASLLAHENTMRRIGKGDWSLDYVSVSGSEEVCIGGQRLRIISAPGHTDGHLGLLHVNTNSLIVGDHCVGQGSAILDINSGGNMADYFQTTYKFLELSPHALIPMHGRVNMWPKHMLCGYLRWLRDVYLTIYIFAY; via the exons ATGGCGGCTCACACTCTAGCTCTGATCATCAACAACCCATTAAACAGCGCAGAATTTCTCCTCCTCAAACAGACCCCACCCCCACTATTCAATGACTCCGACTACGATTCCTTCGTCGATTCCGACCTCTGGGACTTGCCCTCCGCTCACCTGCTCCCTCTCACATCGCCGTCGGACTCCAAAGTCGTCGTCACTGCCGATGATTTCGATTTCAGTAAATTCGACCTCAATTCAGCTCTTGTTCAG GTTATGGGACAGCTGGGATTTGGGGAGGCCAGTGAGGTAGAATGGAAATTCCACAAGTGTGTGGAAGAGCCTGAATTTGGACCAGGATTGCCTGCAAAAATGGTCTATATTAAAGGAACCTTGGGTCTTAAAGATGAGAAATTGAATG AACTTTCTAAGTGGATGAGCATTGAAAGGTGCCTTGATAAGCTTATTGATGTAAAGCCTGGTGATGACCGTATAGGATTATTGGTTGCTGTTGGTCTTCTCAACACCTCAGAGCAATCTGGATACTGTAAAATCCCTCAAACTTTGAATTTTCAG GAATACCCTCCTGGTCTTAAACTTGTGCCAATGGGAAGTAGAACTGCAAAGCCTTTTCTCACAACAAATTTAATTGTGCTTGTTCCTGAGAGGAATCATGATGTATGCTCTGGTGATAATCTTGCTGCTCATGGAGAAGCACTGATAGTAGATCCAGGTTGCAAGTCAGCTTTCTATGAAGAG CTGAGGGAGATAATTTCTGCTTTGCCCAGAAAGTTAGTCGTCTTTGTAACCCATCATCATCATGATCATGTTGATG GTCTTTCAGTAGTCCAGAAATGCAATCCTGATGCTTCTCTTTTAGCTCATGAGAATACCATGCGCCGAATTGGAAAAG GTGATTGGTCTCTTGATTATGTTTCAGTTTCGGGATCTGAGGAAGTTTGTATCGGTGGTCAGCGATTGAGAATCATCTCAGCACCG GGGCATACTGATGGGCACTTGGGATTACTTCATGTCAATACCAACTCTTTGATTGTGGGAGATCATTGTGTTGG GCAAGGAAGTGCTATTTTAGATATTAATTCTGGTGGAAATATGGCT GATTACTTCCAGACAACTTATAAATTTCTGGAGCTTTCACCTCATGCCTTGATTCCCATGCATGGACGAGTTAATATGTGGCCTAAACATATGCTCTGTGGATATCTCAG ATGGTTGCGGGATGTATaccttactatatatatttttgcctATTAG